From the Thermovirga lienii DSM 17291 genome, one window contains:
- a CDS encoding Uncharacterized protein family UPF0079, ATPase (PFAM: Uncharacterised P-loop hydrolase UPF0079~TIGRFAM: ATPase, YjeE family~COGs: COG0802 ATPase or kinase~InterPro IPR003442~KEGG: aco:Amico_0792 protein of unknown function UPF0079~PFAM: Uncharacterised protein family UPF0079, ATPase~SPTR: Putative uncharacterized protein), giving the protein MTSASKRHILDIVTCSPEQTYMLGKEASRFVYGGLCIMLNGDLGSGKTTFVKGLVCGLDGDEAKSPSFNLVNEYAGRINVAHADLYRLKVTDGYDLGLYDYLNYGYLLIVEWCDRWICPPSSDVWCLSFGLFDVDVEEDFLPDLGNKRKITFTCLGDKACKSLAMYAESIDVEGAKKCLY; this is encoded by the coding sequence ATGACAAGTGCAAGTAAAAGACACATTTTAGATATAGTAACGTGCAGTCCGGAGCAAACTTACATGCTTGGTAAAGAGGCATCAAGGTTTGTATATGGTGGATTGTGCATTATGCTGAATGGAGATTTAGGAAGTGGGAAAACCACCTTTGTGAAAGGGTTAGTGTGTGGTTTAGATGGAGACGAGGCCAAAAGCCCATCATTCAATTTGGTTAACGAATATGCTGGCAGAATAAACGTCGCCCACGCTGACTTGTATAGGCTTAAGGTTACAGATGGCTATGATCTTGGACTTTATGATTACTTAAATTATGGATATTTGCTTATTGTAGAGTGGTGTGATCGATGGATCTGTCCTCCGTCTTCTGATGTGTGGTGCTTATCCTTTGGACTTTTCGATGTGGATGTGGAAGAAGATTTCCTTCCTGATTTAGGAAACAAAAGAAAGATTACCTTTACCTGCTTGGGAGATAAGGCTTGTAAAAGTTTGGCGATGTACGCAGAGAGTATAGATGTGGAGGGGGCTAAGAAATGTCTTTATTAG
- a CDS encoding carbohydrate kinase, YjeF related protein (PFAM: YjeF-related protein N-terminus; Carbohydrate kinase~TIGRFAM: yjeF C-terminal region, hydroxyethylthiazole kinase-related; yjeF N-terminal region~COGs: COG0062 conserved hypothetical protein~InterPro IPR004443: IPR000631~KEGG: aco:Amico_0791 carbohydrate kinase, YjeF related protein~PFAM: YjeF-family domain-containing protein; protein of unknown function UPF0031~SPTR: YjeF-related protein;~TIGRFAM: carbohydrate kinase, YjeF related protein), whose product MRLYTCDAIRRIEDLLVDKYGFDFFQLMDYAGNAVAEKVLARFPGIKSVAVLCGGGNNGGDGLVAARYLFLKDIAVKVIAASRFERSSLQTMKNKTILEKMGGTLLTSEEIGDTELLRLLDESDVIIDALLGIGATSSPRGEYLRLIRAVNQSQTPVVSIDLPSGLDGSTGEIMGEAVKADITVTFWGPKVGLYVMPGKEHAGEVLIANEEFVSDRLFPDLGEIIKKDLHLVSVPEIKHLLPPVTLSYHKGKRGSVLIFAGSKKYKGAAALVALGALRAGAGRVILVVPEGCLVPGVTPETIVFEVPSRDGTLAADSYIRAMDEFGDIVSSIVIGPGVGRTNGVRDLVSYIWEQSQVPTCMDADALYFLPEIGEGALQRRHDVIITPHEGEAARLMRSKASCVSAKRLEFAKSIAEKWGTVLLKGAGTIVDDGNRTSVIKDAHPCLSVPGSGDVLSGMIGAFLARGLGCYEAGLCAACLHARAGVSLGAIRGNDGILAGEIANRIPIEIKSVSELEREPLL is encoded by the coding sequence GTGCGTCTTTATACCTGTGATGCCATAAGGAGAATAGAAGATCTGCTTGTCGATAAATATGGTTTCGACTTTTTCCAGCTGATGGATTATGCAGGGAATGCCGTTGCTGAGAAGGTTTTGGCAAGATTCCCTGGCATCAAGTCAGTAGCTGTGCTCTGTGGAGGAGGGAACAATGGAGGGGATGGCCTTGTCGCCGCACGCTATCTCTTCCTAAAAGACATTGCCGTGAAAGTGATTGCAGCATCTAGGTTTGAAAGGTCAAGCTTACAAACCATGAAAAATAAAACCATCCTGGAAAAAATGGGAGGGACCTTGCTTACGTCGGAAGAGATTGGTGACACAGAGCTTCTTCGTTTGCTAGACGAAAGTGATGTCATTATAGATGCACTTTTGGGGATTGGAGCCACAAGCTCTCCAAGGGGAGAGTATTTGAGATTAATTAGGGCAGTAAACCAAAGCCAAACACCAGTGGTTTCCATTGATTTGCCTAGTGGTTTGGATGGTTCTACTGGTGAAATAATGGGCGAAGCCGTTAAAGCCGACATAACTGTGACGTTTTGGGGACCCAAAGTAGGCTTATATGTAATGCCCGGCAAAGAACACGCTGGAGAGGTTTTAATTGCTAACGAAGAGTTTGTTTCTGATCGACTCTTTCCCGATTTAGGGGAAATTATTAAAAAAGATCTGCATCTTGTGAGCGTCCCTGAGATAAAACACCTTTTGCCTCCTGTCACTTTGTCATATCACAAGGGCAAGAGGGGCAGTGTCTTAATTTTTGCCGGTTCGAAAAAGTATAAAGGGGCAGCTGCGTTGGTTGCCCTTGGCGCACTGCGGGCTGGGGCAGGAAGGGTGATCCTTGTGGTACCAGAAGGTTGTTTGGTACCTGGAGTGACCCCTGAAACCATAGTGTTTGAGGTGCCTTCCAGAGATGGCACACTGGCAGCCGATAGCTATATCAGAGCCATGGATGAATTTGGGGATATCGTGTCTTCAATAGTAATAGGACCTGGTGTAGGTAGGACCAATGGAGTTAGGGATCTGGTAAGTTACATATGGGAACAATCTCAGGTCCCAACTTGCATGGATGCGGATGCCTTATATTTCCTGCCTGAAATAGGGGAAGGGGCACTTCAAAGAAGGCACGATGTTATTATTACTCCTCATGAAGGAGAGGCCGCCCGCTTAATGAGGAGCAAGGCATCGTGTGTTTCCGCCAAGAGATTGGAATTTGCCAAGAGCATTGCTGAAAAGTGGGGCACGGTGCTTTTAAAGGGTGCAGGTACTATAGTTGATGATGGTAATAGGACTTCGGTTATAAAGGACGCCCATCCTTGTTTGTCCGTTCCGGGATCAGGGGATGTCCTGAGCGGAATGATTGGGGCTTTTCTGGCCAGAGGGCTTGGGTGCTACGAAGCTGGTCTCTGTGCTGCATGCCTGCATGCCAGAGCAGGGGTGTCTTTGGGAGCCATAAGGGGCAATGATGGTATATTAGCGGGGGAGATAGCTAATAGGATACCTATAGAAATTAAAAGTGTATCAGAATTAGAGCGGGAGCCTTTGCTATGA
- a CDS encoding FAD-dependent pyridine nucleotide-disulfide oxidoreductase (PFAM: Pyridine nucleotide-disulphide oxidoreductase~COGs: COG0492 Thioredoxin reductase~InterPro IPR013027~KEGG: tai:Taci_0971 FAD-dependent pyridine nucleotide-disulphide oxidoreductase~PFAM: FAD-dependent pyridine nucleotide-disulphide oxidoreductase~SPTR: Sarcosine oxidase, subunit alpha;~manually curated) yields MDVLRETEVLVVGGGPAGLSAAIEAASFGAKVTLVDSDLALGGQLIKQTHKFFGSKNERAGTRGFKIAEELFRELKDKEENIETFTNCTVTGYYKEDGVVSCVKGEDEYFHIKPKKIVMATGAQERIIPFPNNHLPGVYGAGAIQTLMNVYGVVPGDRVLMVGAGNIGLIVSYQLLQAGVQVVGIVEAMDKVGGYWVHAAKVRRLGVPIYLRHTVKEAIGERFVEGAVIQEIDEKFQPTGNEMKVDVDIICLAVGLTPTCELLWQAGCKMAFVPQLCGYVAQRDKNMRTSHPDIWVAGDAAGIEEASSAMVEGRIAGVGVAKALGYGTQEEIEKRLKEYHGRLADLRGGEVGAKIREGIALCSVECWEV; encoded by the coding sequence GTGGATGTTTTGCGAGAGACTGAAGTATTGGTTGTAGGCGGCGGACCGGCAGGGCTCAGCGCTGCAATTGAGGCAGCGTCCTTTGGTGCGAAAGTTACGCTTGTGGATAGTGACCTGGCGCTAGGAGGTCAGTTGATCAAACAAACCCACAAGTTTTTTGGCTCAAAGAACGAACGAGCAGGTACGAGAGGTTTCAAAATTGCTGAAGAGCTATTTAGGGAATTGAAGGACAAAGAGGAAAACATTGAAACCTTTACCAATTGTACGGTTACAGGTTACTACAAAGAAGACGGGGTTGTTTCCTGCGTAAAAGGTGAAGATGAGTATTTCCATATAAAACCCAAGAAAATAGTCATGGCTACAGGAGCCCAGGAAAGAATAATTCCCTTCCCAAACAATCACCTCCCAGGAGTTTATGGTGCCGGTGCAATTCAGACCTTGATGAACGTGTATGGCGTTGTTCCAGGGGATCGAGTTCTTATGGTTGGGGCGGGAAATATAGGCCTCATAGTTAGTTATCAGCTGTTACAGGCAGGGGTGCAGGTAGTTGGAATAGTTGAGGCAATGGACAAGGTCGGAGGTTATTGGGTACATGCGGCGAAGGTTAGAAGGCTGGGTGTACCCATATACTTGAGACACACGGTGAAAGAGGCCATAGGTGAACGTTTTGTGGAAGGGGCGGTCATTCAAGAAATAGACGAAAAGTTCCAGCCAACTGGTAATGAGATGAAAGTGGATGTGGACATAATCTGTCTTGCAGTTGGACTTACTCCAACATGCGAGCTTTTGTGGCAAGCAGGTTGCAAAATGGCTTTTGTCCCTCAGCTTTGCGGATATGTTGCTCAAAGAGATAAGAACATGAGAACCAGTCATCCTGATATATGGGTTGCTGGCGATGCAGCGGGAATAGAAGAAGCATCTTCTGCCATGGTGGAGGGGCGAATTGCAGGAGTGGGTGTCGCGAAGGCTTTGGGCTATGGAACGCAGGAGGAGATAGAAAAAAGACTTAAAGAGTACCATGGACGTTTGGCTGATCTTCGCGGGGGAGAAGTTGGAGCCAAGATTCGTGAAGGTATTGCCCTTTGCTCTGTGGAATGCTGGGAGGTGTAG
- a CDS encoding sarcosine oxidase, alpha subunit (InterPro IPR006058~KEGG: tai:Taci_0972 sarcosine oxidase, alpha subunit~SPTR: Sarcosine oxidase, subunit alpha): MKLIEKHPILEFKHGRLVNFTFDGVPMQGYEGEPIAAALHANGVKVYRETPIRKQPRGFFCAIGKCSSCFMVVDGVPNVRTCITPLREGMRVETQKGKGIVKVDL, from the coding sequence ATGAAACTTATCGAGAAGCATCCGATTCTTGAGTTTAAGCACGGTAGGTTGGTTAATTTTACTTTTGATGGTGTTCCAATGCAGGGGTACGAAGGAGAACCTATCGCAGCGGCTTTGCATGCCAATGGGGTGAAGGTGTATCGCGAAACGCCTATACGGAAGCAACCGAGAGGATTCTTTTGTGCTATAGGGAAATGCTCATCATGTTTCATGGTAGTAGATGGTGTTCCTAACGTAAGGACGTGCATCACGCCGCTTCGTGAAGGAATGAGGGTCGAAACACAAAAGGGTAAGGGCATTGTGAAAGTGGACCTCTAG
- a CDS encoding peptidase M22 glycoprotease (PFAM: Glycoprotease family~TIGRFAM: universal bacterial protein YeaZ~COGs: COG1214 Inactive homolog of metal-dependent protease putative molecular chaperone~InterPro IPR000905~KEGG: aco:Amico_0793 peptidase M22 glycoprotease~PFAM: peptidase M22 glycoprotease~SPTR: Peptidase M22 glycoprotease): protein MSLLVGLDCSTRWTALGVLEDGGPLGEVNVLLGRKQSSELPLLLDTLLGFWGKDVSAINYIAVTVGPGYFTGLKVGLSYAKSLAFALGAKIIPVSTLSVLAYPYLKDGVKVTSVLKAKSDLVYLGSYTRCGKNTFAIHEPRCVKIEDIDDLLWNELNPDVVIMEDLPNLRIASPSSKKGVMIVKNEGVSGLDVARLGLERVDDAAAPSNIHPQYLRDPDIGPA, encoded by the coding sequence ATGTCTTTATTAGTGGGCTTGGATTGCAGCACCAGATGGACGGCTTTGGGCGTGTTAGAGGATGGAGGCCCCCTAGGAGAAGTGAACGTCTTGCTGGGGAGAAAGCAGTCTTCAGAACTTCCATTGCTTCTTGATACATTACTTGGGTTTTGGGGAAAGGATGTAAGTGCGATTAATTATATAGCCGTTACTGTAGGGCCCGGCTATTTTACGGGACTCAAGGTTGGTCTTTCTTATGCAAAGTCCTTGGCTTTTGCTTTGGGTGCCAAGATAATACCTGTTTCAACCCTTTCTGTTTTAGCTTATCCGTATCTCAAAGATGGGGTGAAAGTGACTTCGGTTCTTAAAGCCAAGAGTGATTTGGTTTACTTAGGTTCTTATACAAGGTGTGGCAAGAATACCTTTGCGATCCACGAACCGCGCTGCGTGAAAATTGAAGATATTGATGACCTTTTATGGAATGAATTGAACCCCGACGTAGTAATAATGGAAGACCTGCCAAATTTAAGGATCGCCTCACCTTCCTCAAAAAAAGGAGTGATGATAGTCAAAAATGAAGGAGTTTCAGGTCTTGATGTGGCTAGGTTGGGGTTGGAAAGAGTAGATGATGCAGCTGCGCCTTCAAACATACATCCTCAATATCTTAGGGATCCGGACATAGGTCCTGCCTGA